A window from Alkalicoccobacillus plakortidis encodes these proteins:
- a CDS encoding divergent PAP2 family protein, giving the protein MEILQNFPLWSALIAIIVAQFIKIPLAFIATRKLNFELFTSTGGMPSSHSAAVTALSTAVAIELGLDSPVFAATAILGIIVMFDATGVRRHAGYHATVLNQLVADFNKLVDEVKSWPKKEDADKLKELLGHQPIEVFFGALLGVFLTLGLYAWIF; this is encoded by the coding sequence ATGGAGATTTTGCAAAACTTCCCTTTATGGTCTGCATTAATTGCCATCATTGTGGCTCAATTTATTAAAATCCCCCTAGCTTTTATTGCAACAAGAAAGCTTAACTTTGAACTTTTCACCAGCACCGGTGGCATGCCTAGCTCTCACTCTGCAGCTGTTACTGCCTTATCTACAGCCGTTGCCATTGAACTTGGTCTTGATTCCCCTGTATTTGCAGCAACAGCCATTCTAGGTATCATTGTGATGTTTGATGCAACAGGAGTCAGAAGACACGCTGGTTATCATGCAACCGTTCTTAATCAACTCGTTGCTGATTTTAACAAGCTAGTTGATGAGGTCAAGTCATGGCCGAAAAAAGAAGATGCAGACAAACTAAAAGAACTACTAGGCCATCAGCCAATTGAAGTATTTTTTGGAGCTCTACTCGGCGTATTTTTAACACTTGGTTTATATGCTTGGATTTTCTAA